tctactaaaaataccaaaattagctgggtgtggtggcgaacgcctgtaatcccagcttctcaggaggctgaggcacaagaatggcttgaacctggggggcagaggttgtagtgagccaagatggtgccactgcactccagcctggaaacagagtgagactctgtctcaaaaaaaaaaaaaagtatgatcatCTCAAGGATGTGTTAATTCTAAATGGATGGATGTCAAGAAGCCCAAAAAGATGCACAATTGTGAACCATGAACATAACCAAATAGAGAGGGGGCTCCTTGCAATAGTTGTCATCCAAAGTCAATGTTTACAAACAATGAATTGGCCACATAATTAATTGTGAATTTACTtcacaaagagttgaaactaGAGTTGTTTGAAATAAGCAAGGTGCTTTTGTAGATGGTTGTTGATTTGTGGGGCTATATAGGGTTCACACCTGGATGAATAAGGGCTGCAGTTCTCTTGTTCGATAGTGTTTGTAGTAGCAGTccataaaagttttgaaaaatatcaCCCTGGCTAGAAGCAAAAGTATGGTAACACTTAGCTGAAACTTAATCACGTGCATATATGGGAAAATAATATTTAGCTtgcaaaatttttatttggaagcaaaatttttattttttaagaacagAGCTATTTCATAAAGCCAGCTACATCTGTAGTACAAACTTATCCCAGCTCTCTCGCCATATTCCCTCTCTGTAGACTCAGAGACCATATCCATAACCCAaggggacacagggagggcaGACAGACCTTCTTTAGGAGAGAAGTTTAGAAACTGATCCACTTCATGAGGCTCCAGCTTAATTTTAGGAATAATGGTCTGGCACGAGGAATCAACCTGGAGGAagaatttcaaatataatttttaaaaaccaatcacAGCCTTGAAGACACACGCAGGAGAGCTATTTGTCACCTGTGTCTTCTTCTCGGGACAGCCCTGCCTATCCTGGAGAATAGCTGAGTGTAGGCAGCTTCCCTGACAGGGAGTTATTTTAGTTCTTAACCTTTTTCTCATTGCCAAACTTGGTATTACAGCTGACAGGACCCTCCAAACTTAatgagaccaccctgggtaacatagtgagacaccatctcccccaaaaatacaaaaattagccagttgtgatggcgttcacctgtagtcccagctacttgggaggctgaggcaggagaatcacttgagcccaggaatttgaggctgcagcgagctgtgatcataccattgcactccagcctaggtaacagagtgagaccctatctcaaaaaaaaaaaaaaaaaagaaaagaaaaagaatgctcAGAACTCTAAAGCTGAAAGCCAAATGCTCAAGCCCAAGACTATATCAGtattcttttctatgtttttatagTACTATAAAggcattttattacaaaatattctGGTATTTTTTTTGTGGCATCATTCTGCTAACTTTATTCTTTATACACAGTTTGGGTAAAGTAAGAACCAAACACTGCTTCCACTCCCCCATCCTCACTCCACTTTGGGGGCTTTAAAAAGCAACTTATAGTTGATACTGGTAAGGATTCCCAAGACTGCAGAATTTAGTTGTAAAGTGTAACTGTGCATTTGATCGCTGAAAGAAAATGAGACCTTCTAAGAGGTGGTGACCTTAGCAGAATGAGGAGGGGCCAGGGGGGTCTCTTATCCCAGTTCAGcctcacaccagcctgggagTTTTCCCTGCCTCCAACGTAAAGCAGCCTGTAAATTACATATAGCCACAATGCACTTAAATTGAGTCGATCACCATGGAAAATGGGAACTAAATTTTAAAGAGTCACAGGCCTCCATCAGCTTGCCCTGGGGTAGGGACTGTGCACCAAGCCACATCCTTTCTCttatatataactttattaatattaataattaataatgttataataaaattaatgtaattattaataattgaTATTAATGATGTTATTATTAAGGCTTCCTAATGACTGATGGTATCCAATCATGAAAAGCCTGGTAGGGAAAGGAGAAAAGTTATCTGGCCCATACACAGGAGCAAGGCCATGCCTCTGAGCTTTGCTAGTTACATGCTTTACAATAATTCAACTAGGCTGGgcatgtggctcacgcctgtaatcccaacactttgggaggctgaggtgggcggatcacttgcggtcaggagttcaagaccagcgtggccaatatggtaaaaccccatctctactaaaaatacaaaaattagccaggcatggtagctggcgcctgtaatcccagctacccaggaggctgaggcacaagaatcgctgaacctgggaggcggaggttgcagtgggctgagatcatgccactgcactccagcttgggtgacagagtgagacttctgtctcaaaaaaaaaagtaataaataaagtaACTAAAATTCTGTGGAGCAAGGAGACTAATATAGACCCAGAGAGCCCAGCCTAATAAAGAGACTCAGGCAGCTACTGAGAAAGGAATCCTAGCACACTTGCAGAGGCCTCTGTCTACAACCCTTCATCATCTACACAGATGGACTGACAAGGGAGTATGCAGTGACACTTTAATGAGTCTACTGATTCTGTGTTACCTTATTTTGAACAGGTAGACactacatctttttttctttctttctttctttctttttttttatttcttgagactgagtcttgctctgtcgcccaagctggagcgcggtggcgtgatctcagctcactgcagcttccgcctcccaaagtgctgggattataggcgtgagccaccgtgcccggctgcagATAGACACTCTATCTTGCTCACAAGAAATCGGACTTAAGGAATGTTAATGAAGTTGTTGTTTATAACCTGAGGCTTTGAATTTAAGGGAAGCTAAGACAGGCTTCCAACACTTCcaagaagatgtacaaatatgACGCTGGTCCATGGCCAGACACTGGAAATATCCAGAAAGAAGACAGAGTAAAATTAAATTCTACTTGCGGTAGGCATGGAATCTAGTAAGGAAAAAATCCTGATTTCTTATGCTTTCCACGGGTAACACAATAATAGgggttattattactattactattattataatgttattaatattgttaatattattcatattattataTGAATCAATATGTGAGACTTTCCTGACTTGAGTAAGGGCAACTCAGCATCTCACTAGGAAAGTAAAATATTACACAGGAGCTCACATTCCAAGTAGCCATGCACTGTAAGCCATGGATTACATCCCCACCTCAATCATTCCCTTTCCACTGCTTAAAAACCAGTGCCATAGAGAATATGTTTTTACCATagatgttttctgtgttttttattttgtaacagTAATCAAAGAGAGAATGAAATCAGCTTAGCTACTAATTTTTTCTGAACAATGGCTTTAAAGGAAGTTGGCACCAAATCAACGTACCcttattatatgtatacatatggatatacacacatataaagtTGCATGTCCTTAAATGTACACAGCCACTAACTCCAAAAAGATTAAACACCTTATTGGAGAAGGAGGATCTCTCTGTATCTTTTAATCCAACCTGTTTATACAGACGAAAATTGAGCATACCCCAGTATTCATTTCCAGAGGAGGTTCCTCCTTTTCAAATGGGGTGGAGATGGCTGTGATGGTCAGAGTGACAGACGGAACCAGTCCTGGGGGTGGTTCGTCTGTAATTGGCTCTGTCTTGATGGTCGTTGAAGGGAAGTCTGTAGACAGGTACCATTTCTCACTTTCCACCTCATCTGCAGGAAAAAGACAAGCACACATGTGAACTTGTTCAGGGCATCAGGCATAAGCAAAACAAGCAACCACTGGTCTTTCTCCCCAAAAAAGCTCAGTGAAGGATgattgaaagtggaataaaagaaaatgaaatatgtgaGAGAAAAGATTGATAGATACGAACAGCAAAGAAAGAATCTATACTTGTATTCGCTTGCATGTGAGCACGCCTAAAGAAACTCTGGAAGGAAtccatagaaaagaaagaaacttagcTTCCTGAGAAAGGCAGGAAGAAACCTGGGTTGATGGGGAATAGAATAGGAGGGAGGATTTTGAATATGTAATGAGCTACTCTTTTTGGTTGTCAAATCATGTAAATGTGTTATCTattcaaaaatagataaataagcacatttaaaaacatgaaagaaagaagcagccaggcacagtggctcacacaagtaatcccagcactttgggatgccaaggcaagagaattgcttgagcccatgagttcaacaccagcctgggctacaatgCAAGactcggtctctacaaaaaaaatttttttaactagaTAGGTGCAGTGGTgagcatctgtggtcccagctacttgggaggctgaggcaggaggattgcttaaaccaggaagtcgaggcttcagtgagctgtgatcacatcattgtactccagagcctgggcaacagagtgagaccctgtcaagaaagaaagaaagagaaagggaagggagggggagggggagtgagagagagcaagagtgagagtgagagcaagagcgagcgagcgagagagagagagagagagagagagagaagcaagcaAATGGTTGGTAACCAAGGAGAGAAGATGAGAGAACATGGTGAGTaggtctctctctccttctctccaaaggaaagttatttggttttttgatatttttttcttctcactccatttttttgtttgttttgttctctaCTGTTTTCACTGTGATCCCACCTAGGCCTTAAACCTAACTTAGACTTTCAGAGACTCtgctcagccctttgggagacttTGGTTTGTAATAACCATCTGCCGTTTGCTGAAATGGACTAAATACTCTTCCTGAGAAAACGGCTGCATCTTGATGAGTCTGGGTCTTGTCTTTCCTGATTATCACCAGGCCTGGAGATAGCTAACAACCGAGAGACAAGACAGAAGAGACAGAGTGCCTCTGCCACttaatgcacattcttctcagaGTCTAAGAGAATaagaatttgtatttcttaaCAAGTTACTTTGGAGCTAGCGCCTCAGCACTGCCTGGAAaagcagggaggagggaaggaaaggaaacgaCCAGAGGGTTGGAAACAGCCACAGAACAAGCCAAAGCAAGCCAAAGGCCACATTCCTTAGCTAATACCAGTTTTACTAAAATGaggctaaaataaaacaaagatatgCTCCTTTGCTTTCTcaaaatgcatacacacatacagcaCATTTCACATACTTAGTGACACATGACTGTCAGGAGAGCAAAGTCGTTcacattataaatttattttacattcaagAATGTGACTCCAGTTTTCTTATGAAAAGGTACAATCATTTAGAACCGCTAAGAAGAGAAGGGTAGACACAGAAACTAAGAACTAAAATCTACgattattaaaattatgtttcataAGCAATTTCTTTAAAGCACAAAAAAGTTAGGTTCATATTTGAGGAATGATTTCCCCCCTAAATCCAGTTTATAATTGATGAATTATCCCAGCCTCAATTTATTTCccaaggtgaaataaagacaggATGGGCAGGCCTTCTGGTGGTGGAAGATGTTTTGCTTTTAGAGTGGGGCTGCTGAGTGCTATGGTGTGACGGGGATTTCCATCCTTCATGGGGTGTAGGCCACAtcctggtggaaggggaaggcagGGGAACAAGGGGCCCTCTGGTGGCGGCCAGAGGAGGGAGACTACTCTGTACTGGACTCAGACCGTGCCCCAGCTCAGCCCAGAGATGAAGCAACTGGACCACGAGCCAAAAGATTCCATTGACTCTCCCCAAAGGAGCTTAGGAGCTAGAAGACACTGTCTGCTGCAAAGAACACCCACTTAGGACAGTCAGGGAAGggctggagagacagagacagcataGATCCCATTTTTTCCATTCAGCAATGACATGGTGatgcttttgctttttgttttgttttgttttgagacattcttgctctgtcaccaaggctggagtgcagtggcgccatctcggctcactgcaaactccgcctcccggattcaagcgattctcctgcctcagcctcccgagtagctggaattacaggtgcacgccatgacgcccagctaatttttgcatttttagtagagacggggttttgccatgttggccaggctggtcttgaactcctgacctcaggtgatcggcctcccaaagtgctgggattacaggcgtgagccactgtgcacagccatgCTTTTGCTTTTGGAAGTCAACACTTACAGCCTGCCCACACTGAGCAATATTTATCCCTggcagaggctggaagaaagACAGTAAGATGAAATATAGCCTCAGTACAGGCTGAAATGGACGGTAAGGAAGCATCCCTGAGAAAAAGGTCGCACACAATTACCAGGAAATTGTGAGATAAGGCCAGATCCCTTGACTGTGCAGTGAAGGCAACTGTGATGAAACTTAATTCACAAGGCAAACAAAAGAAGaggcaaaagtaaagaaaaaaaaaaagtgaatacaaaaaattataagacaaaaTGAAGATGGGTGATAGAATCAGTTCTTCCAATCTAGCAAGGCCATTCTCAAAGTGTGCACATTCGTAAAACAAGTCAAGACCATTTATATTCTTAATGCCCAGTGTCCTATAGCCCACTTTACAAACGTACAGATATCATCAGTGCTGCCTCAGGGAATGGAAACCACGGGGCAAGCGATGGTACTTGAACTATAAAAGGAAACCTTCTCTCTCAAGGACAACTGTACATTTCCAAAAGAGAAAGCCAAGGAAGGAGCCTCTCCTCCCCTGAGCTTTTTTGAGGACAAACAACTGGCGTTGCTTTCATGCTTCCACTCCAATACAGCAATTTAGTCCTTGATCCTGAAAGATGCTTTAGAGTTATAAAGAGATTTAAGGCCATCAAGCTcaaagatatctttttttttttttttgagatggagtcttgttccatcacccaggctggagtgcagtggcacaatctcggctcactgcaacctccacctcctgggttcaagcgattctcctgcctcagcctcccaagtagctgagattacaggcgtgtgccaccaaacctggctaagttttgtatttttagtagagatggggtttcaccatattggctaggctggtctcgaactcctgacctcaagtgacccacccgcctcagcctcccaaagtgctgggattacaggtgtgagccaccatgcccagcctatcatttctagatgaggaaaatgaCACCTGGGCCTAGGTCACATGGCAAATTAGTGGCAGAACTCAGATCTCTGCACTCTGGCCAGTAATCTTCCCATTAACAAGAAAACTTTCTGTGTGGATAAAGCTTATGCATAAATAATGCTCACCAGGGCATTGTTTATGATGACAAAACACTGAAAATCaccaaaacattaaaaagcaagagaaaggtTAAGTCAATTATGGtgcatctatacaatggaatatttatgCAGACATTAATATTACATGTATACAGCCtttttaattacaaagaaaagacttataatgaaatattaagaCAAAAActctatatatacatttatatagtaTTAAAGAAGAAAGTGATAGAAAAGTATCAAAAGAAATATGCCAAATAGTAAGCACCTCCGGATAATTGTTCAGAACATGCAcgactttttctttaaatttcatagTACTTCTAGATTTCCAATCTTGGGACACTATTGTCTTTGGATGAACACACAGGGACATGGCCTGCTCCACTTCATGGCTTAGGATGGTAATTATTGGGTAGAGGCTCTAATTGCCCAAGGGGCCATTTAGAAGCCCTTGACTCAGTAAGAGTCAATGAGTCCCTTATTATGTAAATAAGTTGCATTCCTGGCTCCaggtcttcctcctccctccatccatgTCTTTTGCCTTAGACTTTTGCAGTGACCTCCCACCGTGGGCTGATCCCCACCCACAGCTTGGTCCTGTGGCTTGACGTACCATTGGTATGTGAGCTTTTTAATACAAGCAGAGTTTTGGAATGTGCTTGCAGGATGGAACTAATGTTGCTGTAGTTTTGCCATCAGCATGAGAAGAATGAGCTAGGATAATCTAGTGATCTCAGGAGAAGGATGACAGCCACATAGAACAGCCACCCCCAGAGGAGCTTAGTCAAGACCAGCCAACTATCAGCTGACCTTAGAGACGCCAGTGAATCCAGCTGAAACTAGCAGAACCACTCTGCTGACCCCCACACAGAAACAGACAGGTGGATTACCATAATAAATGACTGAGTGACTgagtttggggtggtttgttatgccGCAACAGAGCTAGCTGATACAATATAGCcaaatgtatgaaaaataaattaaacccaTTACATTAGAATCTATTACAATGAAATTACTACATTCATTTCCAAAATAATTCCTCTAAACCATCAACTACGGATcatatcaataaatgtttgtagaTTGGCTGATCAGACCTACTAGTTACATCATAAAATATGAAATGACTTCATATGAAGAAAGTCAGCCAGTAAGTAGTTTGGTGAGAACAGCATTGCAGTGGtagctgaaatgaaagaaaacagcttTCATTCTGAACTACTGGAGGTTGGCTCATACTCTCTTACTCAATGGAAATAAATATCaaatcacagaaaacaaaatgacaaatgtaATCTATGAAGTGAGAGTTAAGGAAGGACAGAGTAGAGGAGAAGGAGCAGAATACGTATCATAATGTTTCTCCATGtccttatttttgtagttttactttACTGGCAAAAAGATCAGTAGGGCCACCCTGGCTTAAAACTGGAATTATCCTTGGATGTCTTAGTTATTGGCTAAACTACAAACATAAGAGTCAGTAGACACTCTACACCCTCTAATTTCTAAAACTTGAAGCTGAGATACtgagtggaaaaaataaaaatgttcttctgCATTGTGTTTATACGTCTTTTAAGTGTCATTTCAGACAAAAAACATCCCTAGTAAAGTTTAGCAGTCCACAGTGTGGAGAGTAAGAAGAACAACCCCCATATCAGCTGATTTAAAGAGCTTCCTGTCAAAGGTCAAACTCGACTGGCACATTTCCTCAGCTTCACTACTTAGCTgtcagcaagaaaataaaaacaagccacTGATCGTGGTGAGAAGCAAGTCCTTTACATCCAAAGACAAAATGGAGCAGCCATGAGCAATGGGGCTAGATGCCAAGTTATCAAATCATCAAGATAGGCAAATCATCAAAGAGACTGAAAACAATATGAACTTAAAGCCAAGGTAATAGCAACATCAAAATGCAGATCTTCCATCATTTCCATAGGTGCCACGTAGATAAGCGCATTGAATGGATACTGAttcctaggaaagaaaaaaaaaaaagaaaaaaaaaacacctaaattGGGAGTTGGCATTCTCTTGATatataatgaaaggaaaataaaaattcacgACTCCAATCcactatgccaaagggaaaaatcaagctgaaagctgagtcatccaagaaactgcctttccttttattcctaaGCACAGTTATATATGAAAGGTTAAAGATCTCCACAGGTAGACACTCTATgttcacctttttcttttcttttcttttcttgctctgtcactgcggccttgacctcccaggcccaagcgatcctgccgcctcagcctcccaagaagttgggactacaggcatgcgtcacctcACCCTAGAGCtaatgtggtattttttttttggtagagatgaggtctcactgtgttgctgcccaggctggtctcaaactcctgggctccagtaatcctcctgcctcagccacccaaagtgctgggatcacagtcaTGAGCACCCAGCTCAACATTCATCTTATCTTACGAAAAGTGTTGATTTACTGAGCACGAGAGGAATGCATAATGGACTATTcccctacctgctccttttctctcttgCAACATACGGATGACCACACCCTCCGCAACATACGGATGACCATACCCTCCCTCTTTCCCATTCAGCCACTTTTCCTTTAAATACTGAAGTCCTCAaagtcatctttggagaaaggcacagaccacagattttttctgtgattctgtgtttatttgttctgggtatgtctttttttttttttttttttaaccagttgtCAAATGAtcctttattgaaatattttcctttgtgcttAACTGGCTGGGCATTCCACAGCACCACTACTGATGTCATCTGGGTGGCGGCCATCAACATTACAGCCCACAGACTGGGCAGTCCCCAGGATCTCTTTAATGGTTCCAGAGAGTTCTCTGGCTAAGGATCGGTGCCGCATCTGTCGAGCAATGTTGACGATCTCATCAAAAGTGATATTCCCActgtgtttaatgtttttctgtttctttctgtctcttggtGGTTCCTTGAGGGCTTTGATGATCAGGGCAGAGACAGAAGGCACCACCTCAATCTGGGCCTGTCTGTTCTGAATGGTCGGTTTCACTGTAATCCTCAGGCCCTTCCAGTCACCCGTTGCCTTGGCAATGTCATCACCaaccttttttggagacagacccAGGGGGCCGATCTTGGGGGCCAGGGCAGAAGTGGCACCGACTCCACCTCCGGTGCACCTCAGGTATACGACTTTGATCTCGTTGGGGTCGAACTTCGGCGGCATGGTGGAGGCGGCTGGTGTCGGATGAACCCGGATTCGGGACTACCGAAGAAAGTTGCACCTTGGCCTCCTCCGAGCCGAAAGCCGAGAGTCATTCTGGGTATGtctttaaccttggcaaaataaactcctaaattgattgagacctgtatcagatactttttggttatatatatatatatatatacatacacgcacacacacacacacaatatatatatacatgtgaacACAGAGAGAATGGGCATTTATTCTTAAAAAGAGAAATCAGATGATGTACTACCACTTACGTGAGAAAAACACATACGCAGTTGgtccttgaacaacacaggtttgaaccaTGCGGGTCCACTCACAagcagatttttttcaaataaacatggattgaaaatacagtattcataGGATGCAAAACCCAAGCACAGGGAGGGCTGACCGTACATCCATTTACTATTTATGTAACATAtctaaagtgaaaagaaaattttataaattaaa
This DNA window, taken from Pongo pygmaeus isolate AG05252 chromosome 6, NHGRI_mPonPyg2-v2.0_pri, whole genome shotgun sequence, encodes the following:
- the LOC129040414 gene encoding large ribosomal subunit protein uL11-like, coding for MPPKFDPNEIKVVYLRCTGGGVGATSALAPKIGPLGLSPKKVGDDIAKATGDWKGLRITVKPTIQNRQAQIEVVPSVSALIIKALKEPPRDRKKQKNIKHSGNITFDEIVNIARQMRHRSLARELSGTIKEILGTAQSVGCNVDGRHPDDISSGAVECPAS